The following are encoded together in the Arcobacter aquimarinus genome:
- the purE gene encoding 5-(carboxyamino)imidazole ribonucleotide mutase, which produces MKKPLVGIIMGSDSDLPVMSAAAQMCEYFGIDYEVTVVSAHRTPERLFKYAKEADKRGLKVIIAGAGGAAHLPGMVASITPLPVIGVPVKTSSLEGMDSLLSIVQMPGGVPVATVAINNSKNAGILAAQIIGIKHKEIKYKVKDYKKQMQEEVEKKAEKLEELEYQDYLKFMGK; this is translated from the coding sequence ATGAAAAAACCATTAGTTGGAATTATTATGGGAAGTGATTCTGATCTTCCAGTTATGAGTGCAGCTGCACAAATGTGTGAATATTTTGGAATTGATTATGAAGTTACGGTTGTTTCAGCGCATAGAACTCCTGAGAGATTATTTAAATATGCAAAAGAGGCTGATAAGAGAGGTTTAAAAGTAATTATTGCTGGTGCTGGTGGAGCAGCACATTTACCAGGAATGGTAGCTTCAATTACACCACTTCCAGTTATTGGTGTTCCTGTTAAAACTTCATCTTTAGAAGGAATGGACTCTTTATTATCAATAGTTCAAATGCCAGGAGGAGTTCCTGTTGCAACTGTTGCAATTAATAATTCTAAAAATGCAGGGATTTTAGCAGCTCAGATTATTGGAATAAAACATAAAGAGATAAAATACAAAGTTAAAGATTATAAAAAACAGATGCAAGAAGAAGTTGAAAAAAAAGCAGAAAAATTAGAAGAGTTAGAATATCAAGATTATTTAAAATTTATGGGTAAATAA
- the rpsO gene encoding 30S ribosomal protein S15, with product MALDQELKASIIAKYGKKDGDTGSSEVQIALLTEQIKILTEHLKVFKKDHSSRLGLLKMVGKRKRLLAYLRRTNYASFVELVASLGIRAK from the coding sequence ATGGCTTTAGATCAGGAACTAAAAGCATCTATAATTGCAAAATACGGAAAAAAAGATGGTGATACAGGTTCATCAGAAGTTCAAATTGCTTTATTAACAGAGCAAATTAAAATATTAACAGAACACTTAAAAGTTTTCAAAAAAGATCACTCTTCAAGATTAGGTCTATTAAAAATGGTTGGTAAAAGAAAAAGATTATTAGCATATTTAAGAAGAACAAACTACGCTTCATTTGTTGAGTTAGTTGCATCTTTAGGAATTAGAGCTAAATAA
- a CDS encoding RrF2 family transcriptional regulator: MLLTKKSEYALLSLISIAKSDEAKNVDVLSKELNISKSFLAKIMQNLAKQGLVISHRGVNGGFSLNKDWDKITILEIVMAAEEKLPSVFECSPSVESCPNQVAMLCTIWPLLNNLQMKINDFLKELTLKDIA; the protein is encoded by the coding sequence ATGTTATTAACAAAAAAGAGTGAATATGCACTATTGTCTTTGATTTCAATTGCAAAAAGCGATGAAGCAAAGAATGTGGATGTATTATCAAAAGAATTAAATATTTCAAAATCATTTTTAGCAAAAATAATGCAAAATCTAGCAAAACAAGGTTTAGTTATCTCTCACCGAGGTGTAAACGGAGGCTTTTCCTTAAATAAAGATTGGGATAAAATTACAATATTAGAAATTGTAATGGCAGCAGAAGAGAAGCTTCCTTCTGTTTTTGAATGCTCTCCATCTGTTGAGAGTTGCCCTAATCAAGTTGCAATGCTTTGTACTATTTGGCCTTTATTAAATAATCTTCAAATGAAGATTAATGATTTCCTTAAAGAATTAACATTGAAAGATATTGCTTAA
- a CDS encoding DHH family phosphoesterase: MKLFHISHTDLDGFTCQLITKEFFKEGYFYNANYGLEVKLSIKKALEDMLEFKDEEILFLITDLNLTFQESKDLDLDISKMNENGYKIKLQLLDHHVSGKKSADSFYWYYLDDKRCATKIVYDYMFEEYEGFDCNTSAWLKPLVDAVNAVDIWLEHEKKNFEFGKVLMSMVTKVKEINNILFADLSREFKFYLLKEASKYLDEVDGHIKLDNEVHFIKKEFLKLNNKDDTLDNLSAIYLVKTLDDIKEQLTVTYQEHKGLLTYCLGSISIPANAFLKANPDYDFFIDINKKGSASFRADGKLDVSILAAKLANGGGHVNASGGKFEDFKETINFSDVKNYIQNKLNKI, from the coding sequence ATGAAACTATTTCATATATCACATACAGATTTAGATGGTTTTACATGTCAATTAATTACAAAAGAGTTTTTTAAAGAGGGATATTTTTATAATGCTAATTATGGTTTAGAAGTAAAATTATCTATCAAAAAAGCTTTAGAAGATATGCTTGAATTTAAAGATGAAGAGATTCTATTTTTAATTACAGATTTAAATTTAACTTTTCAAGAATCAAAGGATTTGGATTTAGACATATCTAAAATGAATGAAAATGGATATAAAATCAAATTACAGCTATTAGATCATCATGTAAGTGGTAAAAAAAGTGCAGATAGTTTTTATTGGTACTATTTAGATGATAAACGATGTGCTACAAAAATTGTTTATGATTATATGTTTGAAGAATATGAAGGTTTCGATTGTAATACAAGTGCTTGGCTTAAGCCTTTAGTTGATGCTGTGAATGCTGTAGATATTTGGCTTGAACATGAGAAAAAAAACTTTGAATTTGGAAAAGTTTTAATGTCAATGGTAACAAAAGTAAAAGAAATAAACAATATTTTATTTGCGGATTTAAGTAGAGAATTCAAATTTTATTTATTAAAAGAGGCATCAAAATATTTAGATGAAGTTGATGGGCATATAAAACTTGATAACGAAGTACACTTTATAAAAAAAGAGTTTTTGAAATTAAATAATAAAGATGATACTTTAGATAACTTAAGTGCAATTTATTTGGTGAAAACTTTAGATGATATAAAAGAGCAATTAACTGTAACATATCAAGAACACAAAGGACTTTTGACTTATTGCTTAGGTTCTATCTCTATTCCAGCAAATGCTTTTTTAAAGGCAAATCCTGATTATGATTTTTTTATTGATATAAATAAAAAAGGAAGTGCTTCTTTTAGAGCAGATGGAAAACTTGATGTTTCTATATTAGCTGCAAAATTAGCTAATGGTGGTGGACATGTAAATGCAAGTGGTGGAAAATTTGAAGATTTTAAAGAGACAATAAATTTTTCAGATGTTAAAAACTATATACAAAATAAACTTAATAAAATTTAG
- a CDS encoding CoA-binding protein translates to MECEFPTINSKSEEIIEIFKNTKTIAIAGLSPDPSKASNMVAAYLQSAGFKIVPVYPKEEFILGEKVYRTISEIPFKIDMVDIFRKPDAIAQIVDESISRGDVDCVWFQLGLANNEAALKAKEAGLKVVQNKCTKIEHRNLF, encoded by the coding sequence ATGGAGTGTGAATTTCCAACTATTAATTCAAAAAGTGAAGAGATTATAGAGATTTTTAAAAATACAAAAACAATAGCAATTGCAGGATTATCACCTGATCCATCAAAAGCTTCTAATATGGTTGCAGCTTATTTACAAAGCGCTGGATTTAAAATAGTTCCTGTATATCCAAAAGAGGAGTTTATTTTAGGAGAAAAAGTTTATAGAACGATTTCTGAAATACCTTTTAAAATTGATATGGTGGATATTTTTAGAAAACCTGATGCAATAGCACAAATTGTAGATGAATCAATATCAAGAGGAGATGTTGATTGTGTATGGTTTCAATTAGGGCTTGCAAATAATGAAGCTGCATTAAAAGCAAAAGAAGCAGGTTTAAAAGTTGTACAAAATAAATGTACGAAAATTGAGCATAGAAATTTATTCTAA
- a CDS encoding sensor histidine kinase — protein MKSKSIYRQFYNKLIIATSLFIITLSFIFYEYARATIYDDIQNDMLKQSKQIEKGYISFEKFAPVKSQYQTIDLIKNIELKELKFFNYQKGGSYYIKLLYPFDLENKIFLQIVRNISFERELLYSVIFKNLFILAIPGFILMLLYSLVVSKSLLKPIIQINKKLANMDENSLTQIDKKDLPIEFHSLANSINSLTNRIETYVKFKKELFIGAAHELKTPLAVMKLKNEVTLKKKREIEQYEEALKLTVKQIDEMNKMISSILDIGRTEGAQFEQTTDIDLVDYMKRKTNDYRMLSAQKNIIITFFSNVNHLNTSIQLTLFNQIIQNFVQNAIKFTPNEKSIAIKLRKTKDEIIITVTDEGIGIDESVDLFAPFKRVGNQSGVGLGLFLAKNAADALRAKVTLTNRTDGKTGCVAKLVLNNPSNLD, from the coding sequence ATGAAAAGTAAAAGTATTTATAGACAATTTTATAATAAATTGATTATAGCTACTTCACTTTTTATCATTACTCTCTCATTTATTTTTTATGAATATGCAAGAGCAACTATTTATGATGATATTCAAAATGATATGCTTAAACAATCCAAACAAATAGAAAAAGGATACATATCATTTGAAAAATTTGCTCCAGTAAAATCCCAATATCAAACTATTGATTTAATTAAAAATATTGAATTAAAAGAATTAAAATTTTTTAATTATCAAAAGGGTGGTAGTTATTATATAAAACTTCTCTATCCTTTTGATTTAGAGAATAAAATATTTCTACAAATTGTAAGAAATATTAGTTTTGAGAGAGAACTTTTATACTCTGTAATATTTAAAAATCTTTTTATTTTAGCAATCCCTGGATTCATTTTAATGCTTTTATACTCTTTAGTTGTTTCAAAATCTTTGCTAAAACCAATTATACAAATAAATAAAAAACTTGCAAATATGGATGAAAACTCATTGACTCAAATTGATAAAAAAGATTTACCAATAGAATTTCACTCATTAGCAAACTCTATAAATTCTCTTACAAACAGAATAGAAACTTATGTTAAATTCAAAAAAGAGCTTTTTATAGGAGCTGCTCATGAGTTAAAAACTCCTCTTGCAGTTATGAAATTAAAAAATGAAGTAACACTAAAGAAAAAAAGAGAAATTGAACAATATGAAGAAGCTTTAAAATTAACTGTTAAACAGATTGACGAAATGAATAAAATGATATCTTCAATTTTAGATATAGGAAGAACTGAAGGAGCTCAATTTGAACAAACAACAGATATTGATTTAGTTGATTATATGAAAAGAAAAACAAATGATTATAGAATGTTAAGTGCTCAGAAAAATATAATTATCACATTTTTCTCAAATGTAAATCATTTGAATACTTCTATTCAATTAACTTTATTTAATCAAATTATTCAAAACTTTGTTCAAAATGCAATCAAATTTACTCCAAATGAAAAATCAATTGCTATAAAACTTAGAAAAACAAAAGATGAAATCATCATAACAGTTACGGATGAAGGAATAGGAATAGATGAATCTGTTGATTTATTTGCTCCATTTAAAAGAGTAGGAAACCAAAGTGGTGTAGGTCTTGGGCTCTTTTTAGCTAAAAATGCAGCTGATGCGTTAAGAGCAAAAGTAACACTTACAAATAGAACAGATGGGAAAACTGGATGTGTTGCTAAGTTAGTTCTTAACAACCCATCTAATTTAGATTAG
- the hsrA gene encoding homeostatic response regulator transcription factor HsrA encodes MRILIIEDEITLNRTLQEGLTDFGYQVDTAENYKDAEYFIDIRNYDLVLTDWMLPDGDGIELCKIVKNRSSRTAVVIISARDDKESEIEALKSGADDFIKKPFDFDILLARIEARLRFGGTNIIEIDDLIINPDEEKIEYAGEEIELKGKPFEVLTHLARHRDQIVSKEQLLDAIWEEPELVTPNVIEVAINQIRQKMDKPLNISTIETIRRRGYRFCYPNVAEDAKK; translated from the coding sequence ATGAGAATTTTGATTATTGAAGACGAAATTACACTAAATAGAACATTACAAGAGGGTCTTACAGACTTTGGTTACCAAGTTGATACTGCAGAAAACTATAAAGATGCAGAATATTTTATTGATATTAGAAACTATGATTTAGTATTAACAGATTGGATGTTACCAGACGGTGATGGTATTGAACTTTGTAAAATTGTAAAAAATAGAAGTTCAAGAACAGCAGTTGTTATTATCTCAGCAAGAGATGATAAAGAATCTGAAATTGAAGCACTTAAATCTGGTGCTGATGATTTTATTAAAAAACCATTTGATTTTGATATTTTACTTGCTAGAATTGAAGCTAGATTAAGATTTGGTGGAACAAACATCATAGAAATTGATGATTTAATTATCAACCCTGATGAAGAAAAAATTGAATATGCTGGTGAAGAAATTGAATTAAAAGGTAAACCTTTTGAAGTTTTAACTCACCTTGCACGTCATAGAGATCAAATTGTTTCTAAAGAACAATTATTAGATGCTATTTGGGAAGAACCTGAATTAGTAACACCAAATGTTATTGAAGTTGCGATTAACCAAATTAGACAAAAAATGGATAAACCATTAAATATCTCTACAATTGAAACAATCAGAAGAAGAGGATACAGATTCTGTTACCCAAATGTAGCGGAAGATGCTAAAAAATAA
- a CDS encoding peptidylprolyl isomerase gives MKKIVSSFVASIALMTTLNATDFYATVDGDKITKQDISMVLQDPRVDFDKLPQTAKNQILEQIINRKLLAKKAIEDGIEKDAQYLEAINKIKEDLAFQVWQKNQIDKIKFTDAEKKDFFEKNKDKFVMPEAIEASHILVKTEKEAFDIIKQLDKSTKKEEKFKELAKAKTEDPTGKQNGGYLGKFTEDQMVPEFFTGAKNLAKGAYSKVPTKSEFGYHVIYVKDKIPSKTLTFNEVEGNISQILLGNAYNKKVKELTDELRKDAKIVIK, from the coding sequence ATGAAAAAAATAGTTTCAAGTTTCGTTGCTTCAATTGCTTTAATGACAACATTAAATGCAACTGACTTTTATGCTACAGTTGATGGTGATAAAATCACTAAACAAGATATCTCTATGGTTTTACAAGATCCAAGAGTAGATTTTGATAAATTACCTCAAACAGCAAAAAATCAAATTTTAGAACAAATTATTAATAGAAAATTATTAGCTAAAAAAGCTATTGAAGATGGTATTGAAAAAGATGCTCAATATCTTGAAGCTATTAATAAAATAAAAGAAGATTTAGCATTCCAAGTATGGCAAAAAAATCAAATTGATAAAATTAAATTTACAGACGCAGAAAAAAAAGATTTCTTTGAAAAAAATAAAGATAAGTTTGTAATGCCAGAAGCTATAGAAGCTAGCCATATTTTAGTAAAAACTGAAAAAGAAGCTTTTGATATTATCAAACAATTAGATAAATCAACAAAAAAAGAAGAAAAATTTAAAGAGTTAGCAAAAGCTAAAACTGAAGATCCAACAGGAAAACAAAATGGTGGTTATTTAGGTAAATTCACAGAAGATCAAATGGTTCCGGAGTTTTTTACAGGTGCAAAAAATTTAGCAAAAGGTGCTTATTCTAAAGTTCCAACTAAAAGTGAATTTGGTTATCATGTAATTTATGTAAAAGATAAAATCCCTTCAAAAACTTTAACTTTTAATGAAGTTGAAGGAAATATTTCTCAAATTTTATTAGGAAATGCTTATAACAAAAAAGTTAAAGAATTAACAGACGAATTAAGAAAAGACGCAAAAATAGTAATTAAATAA
- the fbaA gene encoding class II fructose-bisphosphate aldolase, with amino-acid sequence MGVLDIVNAGVLTGSEAKKLFSYAKENNFAIPAVNVVGTDSVNAVLEAAAKVNSPIIIQFSNGGAGFYAGKGLKTSDAAVLGGISGANHVHTMAKAYGIPVILHTDHAAKKLLPWIDGLLDAGKKHFEQTGRPLFTSHMLDLSEESLEENIEICVEYFKKMNELDMMIEIELGITGGEEDGVDNSDVDNALLYTQPEEVCYAYEKLSEVGANFTIAASFGNVHGVYKPGNVVLSPKILDNSQKYIQEKLGTSTQPVDFVFHGGSGSLLEEIREAISYGVIKMNIDTDTQWATWDGVRAYEAKYHGYLQGQIGNPEGEDKPNKNYYDPRKWIRSGQESMIARLEVAFSDLCALNKN; translated from the coding sequence TTGGGTGTATTAGATATTGTAAATGCAGGTGTTTTAACAGGTAGCGAAGCTAAAAAACTTTTTTCTTATGCTAAAGAGAATAATTTTGCAATTCCTGCTGTTAATGTTGTGGGAACTGACTCTGTTAATGCTGTTTTAGAAGCTGCAGCTAAAGTAAACTCTCCTATTATTATTCAGTTTTCAAATGGTGGAGCTGGATTTTATGCAGGAAAAGGTTTAAAAACTTCAGATGCTGCAGTTTTAGGTGGAATAAGTGGAGCAAATCATGTTCATACTATGGCAAAAGCTTATGGAATCCCTGTAATTTTACATACAGACCATGCAGCTAAAAAACTTTTACCTTGGATTGATGGATTATTAGATGCAGGTAAAAAACATTTTGAACAAACAGGAAGACCTTTATTTACTTCTCATATGCTTGATTTAAGTGAAGAGAGTTTAGAAGAGAACATTGAAATTTGTGTTGAGTATTTCAAAAAGATGAATGAACTTGATATGATGATTGAAATAGAGCTTGGAATTACAGGTGGAGAAGAAGATGGTGTCGACAACTCTGATGTTGATAATGCTTTACTTTATACTCAACCAGAAGAGGTTTGTTATGCTTATGAAAAATTAAGTGAAGTTGGAGCTAATTTTACAATAGCAGCAAGCTTTGGAAATGTTCATGGTGTTTACAAGCCAGGAAATGTTGTATTAAGTCCAAAAATTTTAGATAACTCTCAAAAATATATTCAAGAAAAACTAGGGACATCAACTCAACCAGTTGATTTTGTATTCCATGGTGGTTCTGGTTCTTTACTTGAAGAAATTAGAGAAGCAATCTCTTATGGTGTTATTAAAATGAATATAGATACAGATACACAATGGGCAACTTGGGATGGTGTTAGAGCTTATGAAGCTAAATATCATGGATATTTACAAGGACAAATCGGAAACCCTGAAGGTGAAGACAAACCTAATAAAAACTACTATGACCCAAGAAA